In Flavivirga abyssicola, the following are encoded in one genomic region:
- a CDS encoding CBS domain-containing protein, with translation MKLSEYIINDIKPLNSNSKISELQLLFNQLTYSHIPIKDENGAFLGTFFETDAHCFESDKPISEYLYSIEDFFVRNHTLWLDVLEAFAQNSANIMPVLDEKNNYLGYYELNDIISLFNESPFFFEAGGVLVVEKGINDYSFSEISQIVESNGGKLLGAFVSKIKNDVVQVTLKIGSTGLNEIIQTFRRYSYNIVSGHEEDSYIESLKDRSDYLNKYLNM, from the coding sequence ATGAAACTTTCAGAATATATTATAAATGATATAAAACCATTAAATAGCAATAGTAAAATAAGTGAGTTACAATTGCTATTTAATCAGTTAACTTATTCTCATATCCCCATCAAAGATGAAAATGGTGCTTTTCTGGGCACTTTTTTTGAAACTGATGCACATTGTTTTGAAAGTGACAAACCTATTAGTGAGTACCTTTATTCCATTGAAGATTTTTTTGTAAGAAACCATACGCTTTGGTTAGATGTATTGGAAGCTTTTGCACAAAATTCGGCTAACATTATGCCTGTCTTAGACGAAAAAAACAACTATTTAGGGTATTATGAACTTAATGACATTATTAGTCTCTTTAACGAATCTCCTTTCTTTTTTGAAGCTGGTGGTGTTTTAGTCGTTGAAAAAGGAATTAATGATTATTCATTTAGCGAAATAAGTCAAATCGTAGAATCTAATGGTGGTAAACTTTTAGGTGCATTTGTTTCTAAAATAAAAAATGACGTTGTTCAGGTTACCTTAAAGATAGGTAGCACCGGACTTAACGAAATCATTCAAACCTTTCGTAGATATAGTTATAATATAGTATCTGGTCATGAAGAAGACAGTTATATAGAAAGCCTTAAAGACCGATCGGACTATTTGAATAAATACTTAAATATGTAA
- a CDS encoding LytR/AlgR family response regulator transcription factor has protein sequence MKLNSIIVEDEETSRDILKNYLKKYCPSISVLGEAANVEEALVLIRNNDLDLVFLDVEMPYGNAFDLLDKVGDINFETVFVTAYNHYAIDALNAHASYYLMKPISIDELIKAVDYVTEIKMKEEALQDQVLIPKTNGVDGKITIPQLDGFEVINMSDILYCKADDNYTEIYLNTNKKKLVSKTLKYFEEALSSASFARIHKSYLVNVNEVVKYVKGKGGSVILSNGKEVMVSASKKSNLLSYFK, from the coding sequence ATGAAACTAAATTCCATCATAGTTGAAGACGAAGAAACAAGCAGGGATATTTTAAAGAATTATCTAAAAAAGTATTGCCCTAGTATATCTGTTTTGGGTGAAGCCGCTAATGTTGAAGAGGCTTTGGTTCTTATTCGTAATAACGATTTAGATTTGGTGTTTTTAGATGTAGAAATGCCTTATGGCAATGCGTTCGACCTATTAGACAAGGTTGGTGATATTAATTTCGAAACTGTTTTTGTAACTGCATATAACCACTATGCTATAGATGCTTTAAATGCGCATGCGTCTTATTACTTAATGAAACCTATTTCTATTGATGAGCTTATAAAAGCAGTTGATTATGTTACTGAAATTAAAATGAAAGAAGAAGCACTTCAAGATCAGGTGCTCATTCCTAAAACAAATGGAGTAGATGGGAAAATTACCATTCCGCAATTAGATGGTTTTGAGGTTATAAATATGTCTGATATTTTGTACTGTAAAGCAGATGATAATTATACCGAAATTTATCTCAATACAAACAAAAAAAAATTGGTAAGTAAAACCCTTAAATATTTTGAAGAAGCACTTAGCAGTGCTAGTTTTGCTCGGATACATAAATCGTATTTGGTCAATGTAAATGAAGTCGTTAAATATGTAAAAGGAAAAGGAGGAAGTGTGATACTTAGTAATGGAAAAGAAGTTATGGTATCGGCCTCAAAAAAATCAAATCTGTTATCGTATTTCAAATGA
- the murI gene encoding glutamate racemase: MSKQPIGIFDSGVGGTSIWKEIHTLLPNENTIYLADSLNAPYGQKGKETIIDLSIKNTEYLINKGCKLIVVACNTATTNAIDLLRNTYNIPFIGIEPAIKPAALQTKNNAIGILATKGTLSSALFSKTSDMFASNINVIEQVGEGIVELIENGKLLSNEMKTLLKTYLKPMIDANIDHLVLGCTHYPYLIPLLVDLLPDHVKIIDSGEAVARQTKAILKKNNLLHIEVETTDSKNCFYTNANPSTMQSLLGSHFTAEYLDF, encoded by the coding sequence ATGAGCAAACAACCTATTGGTATTTTTGATTCGGGTGTTGGTGGCACCTCTATATGGAAGGAGATTCACACACTTTTACCCAACGAAAACACCATCTATTTAGCAGATAGTCTTAATGCCCCTTACGGGCAGAAAGGAAAGGAAACTATTATTGATTTAAGTATTAAAAACACTGAATACTTAATTAACAAAGGTTGTAAGCTAATTGTTGTAGCCTGTAATACAGCAACCACTAATGCTATAGATCTCCTTAGAAATACTTATAACATTCCATTTATTGGCATAGAACCCGCTATAAAACCTGCTGCATTGCAAACTAAAAACAATGCTATTGGTATTTTGGCAACAAAAGGAACCCTAAGCAGCGCATTATTTTCTAAAACGTCTGATATGTTTGCCAGTAATATAAATGTTATTGAGCAAGTTGGTGAAGGCATTGTAGAGCTTATAGAAAATGGTAAGTTACTCTCTAATGAAATGAAAACGCTTTTAAAGACTTATCTCAAACCTATGATCGATGCCAATATAGATCATCTGGTTTTGGGTTGCACACACTACCCCTATTTAATCCCTTTATTAGTTGACCTACTACCAGATCATGTTAAAATTATAGATTCTGGAGAGGCCGTTGCAAGACAAACTAAAGCTATCCTAAAGAAAAATAATTTATTACATATAGAAGTAGAGACTACAGATAGCAAAAACTGTTTTTACACAAATGCAAACCCTAGTACCATGCAATCACTTTTAGGTTCTCATTTTACTGCAGAATACTTAGATTTTTAG
- a CDS encoding NAD kinase, which translates to MKVAIFGRFYNKTTTASVETLFNYLLKKDIDAYIETEFFNIILNESPNIKDFASFKTFDTLDTSFDFLVSVGGDGTILRAITFIKDIDIPVIGINTGRLGFLATIQVDAIEQAIQNIIDGHYKISERSLLSIETTPENKNITSLNFALNEIAVSRKNTTSMITVETHLDGEYLTSYWSDGLIISTPTGSTGYSLSCGGPVITPSTNSFVITPIAPHNLSARPLIIPDSTEIQLKVDGREENHLVSLDSRIATLDNGTIIKIKKADFKIKMIDLLDESFLDTLRKKLLWGEDKRN; encoded by the coding sequence ATGAAAGTTGCTATTTTTGGACGATTCTACAATAAAACGACTACAGCTTCAGTAGAAACGTTATTTAATTACTTATTAAAAAAAGACATTGATGCTTATATTGAAACAGAGTTTTTTAATATTATTCTTAATGAATCTCCCAATATAAAAGACTTTGCTTCATTTAAAACATTTGACACTTTAGATACTTCTTTTGATTTCCTGGTAAGTGTTGGTGGTGATGGTACCATATTAAGAGCTATTACTTTTATAAAAGATATTGATATCCCTGTGATTGGCATTAATACAGGGCGTTTAGGTTTTTTAGCAACTATACAAGTAGATGCTATTGAGCAGGCTATTCAAAATATTATTGACGGGCATTATAAAATATCAGAACGTAGTTTACTCTCTATAGAAACTACCCCTGAAAACAAAAATATAACATCGTTAAATTTTGCACTAAACGAAATAGCAGTAAGTAGAAAAAATACAACATCTATGATTACTGTCGAAACGCATTTAGATGGCGAGTATCTTACATCTTACTGGAGTGATGGTTTAATAATCTCAACTCCAACAGGTTCTACAGGCTATTCATTAAGCTGTGGCGGGCCAGTAATTACGCCAAGTACCAATAGTTTTGTGATAACTCCCATAGCACCACACAACCTGAGTGCACGCCCTTTAATAATTCCAGATTCAACAGAAATACAGCTTAAAGTTGACGGACGAGAAGAAAATCATTTAGTGTCTTTAGACTCTAGGATTGCAACCCTAGATAATGGTACTATAATCAAAATAAAAAAAGCAGACTTCAAAATTAAAATGATTGATCTTTTAGACGAAAGTTTTTTAGATACGCTTAGAAAAAAGCTTCTTTGGGGAGAAGACAAGCGTAATTAA
- a CDS encoding pyridoxine 5'-phosphate synthase, which translates to MTKLSVNINKIATLRNSRGGDVPNVVQFAKDVQRFGAEGVTIHPRPDERHIRYQDARDLKPEVYTEYNIEGNPVSSFVELVLNVKPTQVTLVPDAVDAITSNAGWDTIKHKDFLVDIIKEFQQNGIRTSIFVDPVLEQIEGAKATGTDRIELYTEAFAHQYSLSNKDAVTPYVKSAELANNLELGINAGHDLSLENIEFFKKNIPGLLEVSIGHALIAESLYLGVDNVIQMYLHKLKA; encoded by the coding sequence ATGACCAAGTTAAGTGTAAATATTAACAAGATTGCTACATTAAGGAATTCCAGAGGAGGTGATGTACCAAATGTAGTTCAATTTGCAAAAGATGTGCAGCGTTTTGGAGCAGAAGGGGTAACAATACACCCAAGGCCAGATGAGCGTCATATCCGTTATCAGGATGCTCGCGATTTAAAACCTGAAGTATATACCGAGTATAATATTGAAGGAAATCCTGTGAGTTCTTTTGTAGAATTAGTATTAAATGTAAAACCAACACAGGTTACATTAGTACCGGATGCTGTTGATGCTATTACCAGTAATGCTGGTTGGGATACCATAAAGCATAAAGATTTTTTAGTTGATATTATTAAAGAGTTTCAACAAAACGGAATAAGAACCTCTATTTTTGTAGATCCTGTTTTAGAGCAAATTGAAGGTGCAAAAGCTACAGGAACAGATAGAATTGAATTATATACTGAAGCTTTTGCGCATCAATATAGCTTGAGTAATAAAGATGCTGTAACGCCCTATGTTAAAAGTGCAGAATTGGCTAATAATTTGGAACTAGGCATAAATGCAGGGCACGATTTATCTTTAGAGAATATTGAATTCTTTAAAAAGAATATTCCAGGATTGTTAGAAGTCTCTATTGGACATGCTTTAATAGCCGAGAGCTTATATTTAGGTGTAGACAATGTTATTCAAATGTATTTACACAAATTAAAGGCTTAA
- a CDS encoding BamA/OMP85 family outer membrane protein, with protein sequence MKLLLNIKKENEDLGKQVNSLANISFLEAHIKHVIAILFFTSSFNIQGQEVTYSDGNKYTLGGITVSGNSSFSEQTIVTYSGLRKGKEITIPGQDISTAIKKLWNSKLFSDIEVYVTKIEGNAAFLEIRLSDLPQLNEIKINGVKRSKKEKIIEENKLRKGTKVTENLITTTKNFLATKYKKEGYLNSKIHINTIDVKDSIKVARVNMVLNIDKGEKVKIKDIVFNGNEVLSDKKLRKSMKSTKKINRLRIFKRSKFIDSAYQADLSSVIEKYKENGYRDARILSDSLIINNDKTISLKIDINEGELYTFGDITFIGNTVYSNEYLSRLLRIKKGDTYNGVLLQERIADNSSPDARDITNEYQNHGYLFSTINPVEVSADNNVIDMEIRIVEGKPAYFNSVSVVGNDKTNDHVIYREIRTRPGQLYSKANVVRTVRELGQLGFFDAQEITPNFNNPNPNEGTIDMEYSVKETGSSQIELQGGYGGGGFIGTLGLSFNNFSIKDLFKKDAYKPIPMGDGQKLALRLQASRFYQTYSFSFSEPWLGGKRPVQFSASLSHTKQFLFNPQTRNADKSRSFNITGITFGLAKRLSVPDDYFTLSQAISYQRYDLNNYNTGLFTFGDGYSNNLSYTIGISRNNTSVDPIFPTAGSKFSATAKFSIPYSLFNGVDYEALEQERETNDAIRRDINSSTIDITNAQNRIAEIDQERYKWLEFYKVSFKGDWYTQIVKNLVLKPSVEFGFLGAYNNARGVIPFERFFLGGNGLGNYSLDGRETIQLRGYPDQSLAPLDPDTGRTSNDGATIYNKFSLELRYPVTLKASAKIYALGFLEGGASHNSFRDFNPFNINRSAGVGVRIFMPAFGLLGIDFGHGFDALPGQTTKHGWETHFIIGQQF encoded by the coding sequence ATGAAGCTATTATTGAATATCAAAAAAGAGAACGAAGATTTGGGAAAACAAGTGAACAGCTTAGCTAACATTTCATTTTTAGAAGCACATATAAAGCACGTTATAGCCATACTATTTTTTACAAGTAGCTTTAATATTCAAGGGCAAGAAGTAACATATAGCGACGGCAACAAATATACTTTAGGAGGCATTACTGTTTCTGGAAACAGTTCGTTTAGCGAACAAACCATAGTTACTTATTCCGGTTTAAGGAAAGGAAAAGAAATAACAATTCCTGGTCAAGACATTAGTACCGCTATCAAAAAACTTTGGAACTCAAAATTATTCAGTGATATTGAAGTTTATGTTACCAAAATAGAAGGGAACGCCGCTTTTTTAGAGATAAGACTATCTGATTTACCTCAACTTAATGAGATAAAAATAAATGGTGTAAAAAGATCTAAAAAAGAAAAAATAATTGAAGAAAATAAATTAAGAAAAGGTACTAAAGTAACTGAAAACTTAATAACTACTACTAAAAACTTTTTAGCTACCAAGTACAAAAAAGAAGGTTATTTAAACTCTAAAATACATATTAACACTATAGATGTAAAAGACTCTATTAAAGTAGCTCGTGTTAATATGGTGCTTAATATTGATAAAGGCGAGAAAGTTAAAATAAAAGACATCGTCTTTAATGGCAATGAAGTTTTAAGCGATAAAAAGCTTAGAAAAAGCATGAAAAGCACTAAAAAAATAAATCGTTTAAGAATTTTTAAACGTTCTAAATTTATCGATTCTGCATATCAAGCAGATTTATCAAGTGTTATAGAAAAGTACAAGGAAAATGGTTATAGAGATGCTCGAATCCTATCTGATAGTTTAATAATTAATAACGATAAAACCATTTCGCTTAAAATAGATATCAACGAAGGGGAATTATACACTTTTGGAGACATCACCTTTATTGGTAACACAGTATACAGTAATGAATATTTATCTAGACTACTCCGTATAAAGAAAGGAGACACATATAATGGTGTTTTATTACAAGAGCGAATTGCTGATAACTCCAGTCCAGATGCTCGCGATATAACCAATGAATATCAAAACCATGGTTATTTATTTTCTACTATTAATCCTGTTGAGGTAAGTGCTGATAATAATGTTATTGACATGGAAATAAGAATAGTCGAAGGGAAACCAGCTTATTTCAATAGTGTCTCTGTTGTAGGTAATGATAAAACAAATGACCATGTTATTTATCGAGAAATTCGAACTCGTCCAGGACAATTATATAGTAAAGCCAATGTTGTTCGTACGGTTAGAGAACTTGGTCAACTAGGCTTTTTTGATGCTCAGGAAATCACACCTAACTTTAATAATCCCAACCCAAACGAAGGAACTATAGACATGGAATATTCTGTTAAAGAAACCGGTTCCAGTCAAATCGAATTACAAGGTGGTTATGGAGGCGGTGGCTTTATAGGAACACTTGGATTATCTTTTAATAACTTTTCAATAAAAGATCTCTTTAAAAAAGATGCCTACAAACCAATCCCTATGGGTGATGGCCAAAAATTAGCATTACGTTTACAAGCGAGTCGTTTTTATCAAACCTATAGTTTTTCGTTTTCCGAGCCATGGTTAGGAGGTAAAAGGCCTGTTCAATTTTCAGCATCGTTATCGCATACTAAGCAGTTTTTATTTAATCCGCAAACTAGAAACGCAGATAAAAGTAGAAGTTTTAATATTACAGGAATTACGTTTGGTTTAGCGAAACGTTTATCTGTTCCAGATGATTATTTCACCTTATCCCAAGCTATTAGTTATCAACGTTACGATTTAAATAATTATAACACTGGTTTATTTACTTTTGGAGATGGTTATTCAAACAATTTATCATACACTATTGGCATAAGTAGAAATAATACTAGTGTAGACCCTATATTCCCAACGGCGGGTTCAAAATTTAGTGCTACCGCTAAATTCTCAATACCTTACTCTTTATTTAACGGGGTCGATTATGAAGCTCTTGAGCAAGAACGTGAAACTAATGATGCAATAAGAAGAGACATAAATAGTAGCACAATAGATATAACGAATGCCCAAAATAGAATTGCGGAAATTGATCAAGAACGTTATAAATGGTTAGAATTTTATAAAGTAAGCTTTAAAGGCGATTGGTATACTCAAATCGTAAAAAATTTAGTATTAAAACCAAGCGTTGAATTTGGCTTTCTAGGCGCTTACAATAACGCTAGAGGTGTTATTCCTTTTGAGCGTTTCTTTCTTGGAGGTAACGGATTAGGAAACTACAGTTTAGATGGTAGAGAAACTATACAACTACGTGGTTATCCAGATCAATCATTGGCTCCTTTAGACCCAGATACTGGAAGAACTTCAAATGATGGAGCAACTATCTACAATAAATTTTCTTTAGAGCTTCGTTATCCTGTAACATTAAAAGCTTCTGCAAAAATCTATGCTTTAGGTTTTTTAGAAGGCGGGGCGTCTCATAATAGTTTTAGAGATTTTAACCCTTTTAACATTAATAGATCTGCGGGTGTAGGGGTTCGTATTTTCATGCCTGCGTTTGGATTATTAGGAATTGATTTTGGACATGGATTTGACGCTCTTCCAGGACAAACTACTAAACATGGATGGGAAACTCACTTCATAATTGGACAGCAATTTTAA
- a CDS encoding OmpH family outer membrane protein, protein MKQLKTLLLATALCIGTISFTQAQSKVAHINTQELIAAMPEAKAAQTELETLGKTYQTDMQAMATEYQNTVKQYEAEASTKTDEENQKRGLELQEKQQRIQQFRADAQQDIAKKEAELFKPIQEKAFAAINKVSKAQGYEYVLERTTLIVAEGKDILNDVKKELGI, encoded by the coding sequence ATGAAACAATTAAAAACTCTTTTATTAGCAACTGCATTATGCATTGGAACTATAAGTTTCACACAGGCCCAAAGCAAAGTTGCCCATATAAATACTCAAGAATTAATAGCAGCAATGCCCGAAGCTAAAGCAGCTCAAACTGAGCTTGAAACTTTAGGCAAAACATATCAAACAGATATGCAGGCTATGGCTACTGAGTACCAAAATACAGTTAAGCAATACGAAGCAGAAGCTAGTACAAAAACTGATGAAGAAAATCAAAAGAGAGGCTTAGAATTACAAGAAAAACAACAACGTATTCAACAATTTAGAGCTGATGCACAGCAAGATATAGCTAAAAAAGAAGCTGAGTTATTTAAGCCTATTCAAGAAAAAGCATTTGCAGCAATAAACAAAGTTTCTAAAGCTCAAGGATATGAGTATGTTTTAGAAAGAACAACGTTAATTGTAGCCGAAGGAAAGGACATTTTAAATGATGTTAAAAAAGAATTGGGTATATAA
- the porG gene encoding type IX secretion system protein PorG, producing MRHLTVLILSILSIHFSYSQINEIGVFAGGSNFIGDVGSTYYISPNQLAIGGIYKWNRSKRHSYRASVIFSKLEGIDTKSDDPRRIQRGYEFSSKIIEISLGIEFTFLDFDLHSGDKVATPYLYTGISTAKHDNHYFLNGVQTQENTSSWAFGIPMVVGFKASFIDNIILGIEVGARYTFSDGLDGSVPDAPSRQQQYKFGNINNNDWYMFSGLTLTYTFGENPCYCPGN from the coding sequence ATGAGGCATTTAACAGTATTGATTTTAAGTATTTTAAGCATTCATTTTAGTTACTCTCAAATTAACGAAATAGGTGTTTTTGCAGGAGGAAGTAATTTTATTGGAGATGTAGGTTCTACCTATTACATTTCGCCAAATCAATTAGCTATTGGTGGTATCTATAAATGGAATAGAAGTAAGCGACACTCTTATAGAGCTTCTGTGATTTTTAGTAAATTAGAAGGTATTGACACAAAATCGGATGACCCAAGGCGTATTCAAAGAGGTTATGAATTTTCGAGCAAGATTATAGAAATTTCATTAGGAATAGAATTTACATTTTTAGATTTCGATTTACATTCTGGAGATAAAGTAGCTACACCATACTTATATACAGGCATAAGCACAGCCAAGCATGACAATCATTATTTTTTAAACGGTGTACAAACTCAAGAAAACACCTCAAGTTGGGCATTTGGTATTCCTATGGTAGTTGGCTTTAAAGCCTCTTTTATAGATAATATTATTTTAGGCATAGAAGTTGGTGCTCGTTATACATTTTCTGATGGCCTTGACGGAAGTGTTCCTGACGCCCCATCTAGACAACAACAATACAAATTTGGCAATATAAATAACAACGATTGGTATATGTTTTCAGGATTAACTTTAACATATACATTTGGCGAAAATCCTTGTTATTGCCCAGGCAATTAA
- a CDS encoding OmpH family outer membrane protein: protein MKNKVLFLLTLVFMISISIHAQRGVRIAYIDTEYILENVPEYQEATAQLNQKADKWKNEIGAKLGAIEQKRKNLSNEKALLTKELIDEREEDIAFEEKEILDYQQKRFGPNGDLFIQKKQLMQPIQDQIFAAVQDMAQSRKYDFIFDKSSDAVMLFSANRFDLSDQILRSITRTSKRKQAKSKAERRAAKEEELVPEINYELEERQKALEEKKAQRESAVEKRRQEILAAREAKKKEAEARRQKILEDREKAKQAKLDARKKITEGKDTTEDEASKPETTSKVVEGETKTKAQLIEENRQKKLKERADRKKALEERKKKILEDRQKAKDSI, encoded by the coding sequence ATGAAAAATAAAGTTCTTTTTTTACTGACATTAGTTTTTATGATAAGCATATCAATACACGCGCAACGTGGTGTAAGGATTGCTTATATAGATACTGAATATATTTTAGAGAATGTTCCGGAATACCAAGAAGCTACTGCTCAATTAAATCAAAAAGCAGACAAATGGAAAAACGAAATTGGTGCTAAATTAGGAGCTATTGAACAAAAGCGAAAAAACTTAAGTAACGAAAAAGCGCTTCTAACAAAAGAACTTATTGACGAGAGAGAAGAAGATATTGCTTTTGAAGAGAAAGAGATCCTTGATTACCAACAAAAGCGTTTTGGTCCCAATGGTGATTTGTTCATTCAAAAAAAGCAATTGATGCAGCCTATTCAGGATCAAATTTTTGCAGCAGTTCAAGATATGGCTCAAAGCAGAAAATATGATTTTATTTTTGACAAATCATCTGATGCTGTTATGTTATTCTCTGCAAACCGATTCGATTTAAGTGATCAAATATTAAGAAGTATCACTAGAACATCAAAACGTAAACAAGCAAAATCTAAAGCAGAACGTAGAGCTGCTAAAGAAGAGGAATTAGTCCCGGAGATTAATTACGAATTAGAAGAACGTCAAAAAGCATTAGAAGAGAAAAAAGCACAACGAGAAAGTGCTGTTGAAAAAAGAAGACAAGAAATTTTGGCCGCTCGAGAAGCAAAGAAAAAAGAAGCAGAAGCTAGACGTCAAAAAATATTAGAAGATCGTGAAAAAGCAAAACAAGCAAAGTTAGATGCTAGAAAAAAAATAACTGAAGGAAAAGATACCACAGAAGATGAAGCATCGAAACCTGAGACTACTTCTAAAGTAGTTGAAGGAGAAACAAAAACTAAAGCACAGCTTATTGAAGAAAATAGACAAAAAAAATTAAAGGAAAGAGCCGATAGAAAAAAAGCCTTAGAAGAAAGAAAGAAAAAAATATTAGAAGATCGTCAAAAAGCAAAAGACAGTATATAA
- a CDS encoding gamma carbonic anhydrase family protein translates to MPVIKSVKGKSPKIPNDCFIAENATIVGEVIMGNQCSVWFSAVVRGDVNYIEMGNKVNVQDGAVIHGTYKTAATTIGNNVSIGHNALVHGCTIQDNVLVGMGAIIMDGCVVESNSIIAAGAVVTKNTRVETGSIYAGVPAKKVKDISEELISGEIDRIANNYIEYSSWFK, encoded by the coding sequence ATGCCAGTTATCAAATCAGTAAAAGGAAAATCGCCAAAAATCCCAAATGATTGTTTTATTGCAGAAAATGCAACCATAGTTGGAGAAGTCATTATGGGTAACCAATGTAGTGTTTGGTTTAGTGCCGTTGTTAGGGGAGATGTTAACTATATTGAAATGGGCAATAAAGTAAATGTACAAGACGGAGCTGTAATACACGGTACTTATAAAACTGCTGCAACTACTATAGGGAATAATGTCTCTATTGGTCATAATGCACTAGTACATGGCTGCACAATTCAGGATAACGTTTTGGTTGGTATGGGAGCCATTATTATGGATGGTTGTGTCGTAGAAAGTAATAGTATTATTGCAGCTGGAGCCGTGGTTACAAAAAACACTCGAGTTGAAACTGGTAGTATTTATGCTGGTGTTCCTGCAAAAAAAGTAAAAGATATTAGCGAGGAACTTATTTCTGGTGAAATAGATAGAATTGCTAATAACTATATTGAATATTCAAGCTGGTTTAAATAG
- a CDS encoding isoprenyl transferase, with protein MNLKESIQNNKLPKHIAIIMDGNGRWAKQKGMIRAFGHENGTKSVRRTVEACAELGVKNLTLYAFSTENWNRPKLEVQTLMKLLVSSLKKEITTLQDNNIRLSAVGNLNTLPKKVHKELHDVIDSTKQNERMTLTLALSYGSREEIQNTVKEISIKVKNNIISPENIDESIINEHLYTHDLPDVDLLIRTSGEQRISNFLLWQIAYAELYFTNVLWPDFTKQHLYEAIIEYQKRERRFGKTSEQLS; from the coding sequence ATGAATTTAAAAGAAAGCATACAAAACAACAAACTACCAAAACACATTGCCATTATCATGGATGGTAATGGTCGTTGGGCAAAACAAAAAGGAATGATACGTGCTTTTGGTCATGAAAATGGCACAAAATCTGTACGACGCACTGTTGAAGCTTGTGCAGAACTTGGCGTAAAAAACCTGACGCTTTATGCTTTTTCTACTGAAAACTGGAACAGACCAAAATTAGAAGTACAAACATTAATGAAGCTTTTGGTGTCTTCTTTAAAAAAAGAAATAACAACACTTCAAGATAATAATATTAGACTTTCTGCTGTAGGAAATTTAAACACACTTCCTAAAAAAGTTCATAAAGAACTTCATGATGTAATTGACAGCACAAAACAAAACGAAAGAATGACTTTAACCCTGGCATTAAGCTATGGTTCTAGGGAAGAAATACAAAACACTGTTAAAGAAATTAGTATTAAAGTTAAAAATAATATAATTTCGCCCGAAAATATAGATGAATCAATTATAAATGAGCATCTTTACACGCATGATTTGCCAGATGTAGATTTACTAATTAGGACAAGTGGGGAGCAACGTATAAGTAACTTTTTACTTTGGCAAATAGCATATGCAGAGTTATATTTTACAAATGTACTGTGGCCAGATTTCACAAAGCAGCATTTGTATGAAGCTATTATTGAATATCAAAAAAGAGAACGAAGATTTGGGAAAACAAGTGAACAGCTTAGCTAA